From the genome of Pseudomonas mohnii:
GAAAGCTGATTTTGCACAGCTTGCGAGCGAATCACCTCTTTTGGGTCAGCAAACATTACGCCATCTCCCGTGACGTAGAAAGGCGTTGTTTTTGCTGCTTCACGCTCGGCACCTTGGTAATAGCTTTTCAGTCTATCCATCAAAGTTTTATGTTCGCGATGTTTGCTCACCTGCCATTCTCCTCTAGCAAATTCGTCATCCGTTTTGACATAAAAACAGCTTCCTTATTGAACGCAACATAGGAGATAGCTCCTAGGAGCCCGAGCCCAGCCGACAATTGTCGATGTCGCGAGGCAGGGAGAATATTCCCCTACCTACTCAGCAGCAATAGCCTTGTATCGGCTGTGGGCCTTTATGGATCTACCTAGGGTTTAGCATATATTCGCCCTTGCCCCTGTTTATTCTGACCTCTGGTCGCTGGCTGTATTCCGCATTTGCGACCATTTTGAATGCCATTGGATTGATCGTGAATGGTGCCGTGATTCTCCTGGCCAGCAAGGTCGGGAGTAAGCTGGCCAGCAATGACAACATCGCGAAGAGACTTAATCAGCTATTCGCATCATGCGATCAGGATTAAACGTAAGCCCAGGCACAGGCTGGGTGGCTAGTCTACTGGCCAGAAGTGCAGTCATTCTTGCTTTTCTCTTCAGTGCATTACCTGGTGTACGAGCGTCCGCTCTTGGCCGCCTATCACCGCCGATTGCTCAGTGTCGGTGTCGGCCTGTCATGGCTACGATGCGTCCTGGTCAGTTCGAATGCAAATGGGTGGTCACGTCCGTGCAATTTCCCAATCCTCCGGTGGAAGGAGGATAAACCGCCAAGATCGGCCACTTGCGCCGCAATCTGCTGGGCGCGAGTGGCTAGCGCAGCGCCTACTTCGGCCTTTTGCAACGCATCCAACTTCTGATACCACGTGTTCCAGTGGCGCCTCGCCGCCGCCTGCTCAACATGCAGCGCCTGATTGCGCGGGAACATTTGCGCAAAGGCCGATGCCGCTCGAGGTTCGTTCGACAGGGGGCAGGTCCGTCATGGCCCTGTTTTCCTCAAGACGGCGGCGGCGTGTCTTCATCCAGGAAAGACGTGGCGCTGGGCGTGAGCGGATCCAACCAATCGGCCATACTTCGTCCCCAGTGCAGCAACGACCGCTGCTCAGCATCAATCTCGTCACCCTGGTGGTGTTCCAGCGCCGTAAGGTACTCCCGAATACGTGCGGCGCGCTGCCAGCGTAGCGCCTGGTCTTCCAATTCGGCTAAGCGCGCCCGCTCCAATGCTTGCACGTGCTGGCGTTGCACATGAGCTTGTCGGACTGCCTCGCGCTCAACTGCCTCCACCGCGTACCGCTCTTCGCGCACAAGGGCCTCGACCGCTCGGGTCACCATCAGCACGATCACGTGATTGAGCTGATCGTCGACCGAACGGGCGCTGGAATCACTGACTTTTCCGCCGAAACCGTCGCTAACAATCACCTGCAATTTGCCCGTGGGCTGAAACTGCCACTTCGGCCAATACCCCGCCTCACCAGCGGCGGCTTCCGCCTGTTCTGTGGCGCTGGGCTGATAGTCCAGGCGATGTGTGGGCTCATAAAAACGGACGGTCAACGCCACCCCCAAGACTTTCACTTCTATTCGCTGCCGCCCCGATGACAGCGCATAACCCCGCACGTCCAGGGCTTGCAACAGGGCATTGGCCACGCACAAGGTGCGCGGCAGCAACGCCGGCGAGACGGAAATATCCAAGGTGCCCGCGGTGGTTTGCGGCAACCCCCGCGCATCAATTCTGGGGCGTTGCAGCGACGCCTGGGCGGCCGCCACCACGGGGTGCCACCCCTGCACCGACGTCACTACGCGGATGCGGTTTTCCGCTCGCGCCTCATATTCAATCACCGCCGCCAACCGAGGATCGACGGCAGGAGGGGAATACGGAGTCGATGGGCGAGTGGGGCGTCGCAAGGCACTGGGTGCACCGGTGTACGCCGGCAAAGCGGGGACAGCCGGCACCGGTTTACCCGCCGCCCGCTTGGCCCAATGCCCTTGGGCGGGGCGCGGAATGTTTAAACGGGTACACAGTTTGGCAAGACCCACATTCGACAGGCCGTAGCGGTGAGCGATCACGGTCAGGGGTTCGGCCCAGACCTCCGCCAGCAGCTGCTCGCGATCATACAGTTGCCCCATTCGCTGATCCCCCCAGTGGATGAACCTACAGCTGATTGAACCGAAATCCGATTATGCGCAGTGCGGTTCGAATCCCCCTGTTCCGCGCCTAGCCACGCACCCGGGCGGCCGTCAGGCCCCCTCGGCTCCTGTAAGCGGGCCCAAGCCTACCTCGCCCGTCACAGGGGAAAGCTCGTATATCTGTAAACCAAAGTGTTGATAAACAGACGTTGACAGCCGTACATGGATCACGTACCGTACTGACTATATCAACCGTTTACCCAACAGGACATCCCCCATGGTCGACACCATCCAAGCCGCTCTAAACCAACTCACCACCGAGGGTGACCTGACCCACGGCACCGCCGCCTTGGTCGAGAGCATCAAAGCCCACACCCACCTGTCCTATAAAAAAATTGGTGAAGCGGCCGATGTGACCGAACAGGGCGTGCGCCGCTGGCGCGAAAACAACTCGGGCCAAGCCTCACGGGTTCAAGCCCTGGTGAACTTTGCCCAGAGCCTCCTCACTGCACCGGCGGGGGCGGCCGTACGACCCGCGGCTGGCAACGCCGCCGATGCCCTGCGCGCGGTCACCCCGCTGGCGGTCCAAACCTGCATCAAAGAGGGGCTGGAGACGCTGTTGGGCATCGGCCTCAGCGCGTGCACTATCGTAAAGCTTGAGACCCACAACGGTAAAGTCACCATAGAGCTGGCGCTGGAATAATCCTCGGCCTCACCAGCCCCTACCGTTTAATTCGAGGCGACGGCGATGGCGCCCTACCGCCCCGTAGCGCCTCACGTTACGCCCCTAAAGGAATGCACCATGGCTCGTACCTTGCTGGATGTCCAACTCGCCCGCCTGCTGTACCCGCTGCTCATCGAACTGGCCACCGCTCGCCAAACCCTAACCTACAAGCAACTGATCGAGCGCGCCCAGCGTCGCTACCCGGATGATCAACGCGTAGCCAATCTGATTCCGGTGCGCATGGGACGAATTCTGTGGGTGATCTACGACTTTGTGGCAGCGCGCGAGCTGCCGCGTTTGACCTTGATCATCGTCAGCGCCGGGGACCAGTACCCCGGCAGTGCCATGTGGCAGCACGATTGCCTCGCCGAACAACAACGCTGTTTTGCCTTTGACTGGTCGACGGTCGATCAAGCGTTTGACCTGTACGGCCAACACAGTGAAAAAGCGGTCACGCCTCTGCGCCGTGTCCCCCGTGAGCAAGCGAAACAGCTGATGGCCGCCCACTACCACGACCCGGCACACCATTACCCGAGCGACATTCGCGCCCTGCGCGAAGCCATTATCGAAAACATCATGAACGGCCTATCGGTGGAGGAGGCATTTCACATCGAAGCGCAACTGCTGACGCCGTCAACCCAGGCGTGAAGCCTCGCACTTTTTGCCGTCTAAATCCGCTTCCCACACCTGTTACCCCCTGAAGAGGAACTCCGCGATGAACACGCTCCAATGGACTGTTGACGCCCTCACTTTACTTGGCAAAATTTGGTTGGGCCGTGTTATGCAGAACCTGCCACCAGACAAAGGCGCGACCGTACAGTTCGGGACAATGGGGCAGGGCATACAACCCAACTACCAGGTGTGTTTCCCCAATGGCAACGTGAACACCTATCGCGGCGCCAATCACAAACCCTTTATGCCGCTAGGCGCCTTTAACCGGGAACACATTTCCCAACCGTTTTCATCTACGGATCTTCAGCGTGCCTTCGACGCCGCCGTCGCCACCCGCTAGAGGAGCCAAACCGCTGCGAAGCCTCATCACCAGACCCCGCAGCGTTAGTTCTTCCCCCGCTCGTGGCATGGGCCTAGGACGACCAACCTGGCACCCGTGCATCTGCCGGGGTATCTGCGATCAGCTCACCCAGCGTCAGCTGCTGGCGTACCGACCTGAGCACCAAGGTGTCGTGCTCGAACACGGCGCAGTGCATGGCTGAACCGGCCACCAGGTTGTTTTCCAACACAAACGCTTTTGGCACGGTAAAAACCAGCGCCCCGTACCAACGACGAAGAACAACTGTGCTCATGATTTAATCCTCAACAGGGGTGAACGCCGTCAGGCGCCATTCCATCCGGTGCCTTCAGGTCCACTCGCCGCAACGACCCAAGGCGAGGCAGGCGCAACATGAAATCACCGACTTCAGCTGAAAACCCCGTGCTCGATTTGCCCCACCAACGTGAGTAGCGCGTGTCGCTCCACCTCAGTGCCGAGCAGGTCGTTTGCGCAACGGCCACCGAGGCCATACATCGGCTTGCCCATCCATTCCTGGGCTTGAGCTACATTGCCTTCAAATAGGGCGTAGACGCGCGTGAGGACCACAACCAATTGAAAGAGCTGATCACTTTCGCCGGGCGTAAACCGTCCCGATTGACGTCGACGTCGCAGCGTTGAAGCGGGTATCGCCAGTCGCTCGCGTAGCTGCTTCGGCGTCAGCTGGAACTCATGGCCCACACGCTCAAGGATGCAGAAGGGAAAACCTGCTCGAATCAGGCTCAGCAGTGCATCGCCTTGTGCAGGGATTCCCAAGCGTACCCAGCCTGCTTCCTCGGCACAGCCGTCAACGCTCCAATAGCGCATGTTCACCCCCTGCCTGGATAGGCCGCGTCAATGCAGGCAGTAACGCGAGCCGAGCCTCGCGGCCGTTTTGAACAAAGTCAGCAAATGCTCCAACGATTGTCGCCCGCCATGAGAGTGAAAGCTCACCACCAAAAAACATTCGTGTTCACAGGTTTCGATCAGGTACCGGCGTGTGTACTCAACGACCTGAGTGATTGGCTCGGACAGGATCAAGGTCCCGTCGGGGTAGGTAGGGCTTTTATACACCCGTCCGACCACGCAATAGCTGCTGATGTAGGCGTCCAGCACGTACCCCGTAATGAGCGCTTCGGGGTAGTTCTCCAGCAGGGCGGTGAGCAACAGGCTTTTTTTATGCGGCGTCAACTTACGCAACCCTTTCATGCTGTCCCCTGACCTGATAATCGACCTATCACGGCGCGGCGCACTACCCTCAAGGCGGCTTCCCACCGCCGAATCAGCCATACACGGCGATACTGACGTGGGAACGGCCTTGAACCTTCAAACCTTCGCCCTCAATGACGGTGGCGAGCGGTCGGATGAAACCCCTTCTGCAAGATCTGGATGAACACACCCAACGATCGACGGCCACCCGCTGGGGCAAAACTGGCAATCACATACCGGCTGCCACTTTCCGTTTCACAAATCCAATGACGTCGGCATTCTTCGAGGCGGAAAATATCGGAGGTGCGGATGGTATGCCCATCTTGAAACCAGCCATCGGCTCTCGCTCTGACATGACCGTATACCTGCCCCACACAGCAACAGGCGACAATCCGCGCATTGATGATGTAACCCGTGACCGGCCCCTCGAATTCAGTACGCGTAGCGCGTGCCAACTGGCGTAAGGCATAACGGCTGGTGCTGAACATTGCTTGCCTCCTGAACGACCGGTTTAACCCAGGCCTCAGCGATCACAGGCTGGGCGATGTTGCGCAACCCGTTGCGCCCGACGCCCACCATCGCGTTACGCTGACCCGGTACAAACACTGGGTTGCGCGCGTTTGCTGGACTGCGCAGCGCTTACCAGATCGTCGATGCGAAGCAACATGCCACGGCGAGTTCCCTGACCCGTTCTGGGGGCCAGCGCAGGCTGAACCCCTACGGGCTTCAATCGATTCAACAGCCAAATCGACCGGGTGTTGGTTCGGCGGGCAAGATCGGCGAGCACTGCGAACTCCGACATGAACTTCAACAGATCAGCCAGGGGAATCACCCAATGCGGTTTGCCGTTGAGTGACTCTTGGCGAGCGCCCAGAAGGCCGGTCTCAATCCATTCCTTGATCGACTCATGCTTCCAACCTTGCAGACGTGCGAGCTGGGTGATGCTCAACAGCAGCTCTGGCTGTTCCTCTTCAAAGCAGGCTTTGAGTTCAGCCAGGTCGAAGCGAAGCCCAGAGATGCCGGGTACTCCGGCGATGACCGCCACGGGGAGGATCTCTTGATGCAGTATTTTTTGCAGGACCAGGCAAATAGCTCGATCCGGGATACCACGTCGGATTGAAATATCTTGGAGCCCAGTCCACGCCGACTGATCAACCTCCCGGTGCTGAATACCCTGATGAAGACGAACCACCAGCGCCTCGACATCCGCCGCCAGAAATTCTGCGGAAACCAGTGGCGGACGTTGAGACTTGGTTTGTCTGTCCAAGGCTCCAGATTGCATGAGCCGTTCAAAAACCAGCTTGCTGACACCTAGCCGACGACGGACTTCAGTGGTGGCCAGAAACCGCAGGCGGTCTTGGCGCACTTTCTGCACCACCTCGCGGTGAATCGACACGAATCGATTCTTGCCCTTAACGGTCACTTTGCCCTTGATCTCTCCTGTGGTGACGGCAGATCGCACCAGCTCCGAGCCTATGCCGATCAGGCGTCCAGCTTCTTCCGAAGACAGCCAGCACTTGTCCTGTAGGTGCTGGGGATCGATGGTGCTGATTCTCAGGTTAAGGTGCCCGTCAAAGTTGAGCGACAGGTGCTGGACCAACGCTTGCCGTAGGCAGTCATACGCGGGATCGGTATAGCGCTGATGCAGCTCGCGGTACCAACCGCCCAAGCGCTTGGCCAGACCGGGGCCTTCGGTACTAGCCAGGCGAGCGCCCAGGGCCTCATCAAAGCGCGTCGGCCATGACCAAAGGAGGCCAAAGCCGATTTGCACCGATACGATCAATGCACCGACCGACGCTTTGCCGCGCGAGGATTTGGTCACGGAAACCTCATCGCTCTTAGCCGTGAAGTGCTTACCAAGCAGGTAAAGGAGGTCGACCAGATCGGCGGGCGGTGAGCCCGTGCGCCATGCCGGTGGTAGCGAGTGCCGTGCCGGGTGCTCAATGCCCAGCAGGAAGGCTGACAGCGCCAGCGACTCCTCACTGGCCGCGACGGTTGGGCCCAGGGCGTAGGCCTGACCACACGCACAGCGATCAAGCGGACTGTCAGCATTGATACCTTGGCCACAGGCCATGCAACTGGCCACAAGTTGGATGTTGTGACGTGGGCAAGCGGTCACCAGTACATGGTTCCACCCGAGGCGTTGATAAGGCTTGTCCGCCATACACTGGGGACAGACTTTGTCGCCATTGCGACACTGGTATTTCGGTCGGAGCATCACGTTGCTGCTGTCTGGAGCCAGTTGGCGAATAGCCAAATCCACGGCATCGACGTCCAACTCCGCTGCGAGTCGGGCAAGCTCAGTCTCACTGTAGGTCAAACGGAATTTCATCCCGAAGCTGGCCAAGAGCGACTTAACCCCTGGCGCCCAATTATGCTCACTCACACGCCTCAGGAAGCCATGCAGGGACTCGTCAGAATGTGGTTGAAGGCGAACGATCAAACTCATGGCTTCACTCCTTGAAGTACGCCTTTAGGCATGGCCATGTGCGACTCGATCAGCATCTTGGCGAAGCCCTGTCCGAGGAGGCTTTCTACAGGCGGGTTGCCTTCAAACGGGTTGAACTCAAGAAACCGGGTATTCACCGCTTCGGCATAGGCGCGAACCAGGGTCTTCAGAGTGATGCAGTGATCTTTGGCCAAGTGCTCCGCAGCGTGAAACAACTTCACCAACATGCCAATCCGACCGAGGCAGGCCGCATACACACGTTTGGCATAGTCCAGATCCCTGGCATCGGGCACGCTCCAGCCTGCGTCGCTAAAGGCTTCACTCAGCGACAACAGAGCACCACGAAATGCCAATTGCTCACTGCTATCGTTCCAGTTGTAAGGCCGAAACTCGAACACGGCTTCAGCGCGGTCGCGCAATTGTTCATTGCGCGTCAAAACCTCGTTTGCCAAGGGCAATCCGGTGAGTACCAAGGTCAGGTTCATTTCTTCGCCCAGCACCTTCAACCAGTCCGCCGCTTCCCGGGCGGCGGTGCGAGAACCACGCTCGGCAAAATGCTGCATTTCGTCGAAGACCAGGACTCTCGTCTGGGTGATCTTGATCAGCTCGCAGGCCATCCGGGTCAGCTCCTCCGAGCTGGAACGGCTGTAGCGGGGGGAACCCAAGCCCTCCAGCAAGGCGATAGGCAACGAGCGACGGGTCGGATTAACCGGCGTCACCACCCGCACGATCGGCATCTGCCGAATCCCCCCAACAACATTTGGTGGATGGTCTGCCAACACTGTTTTGACCAATTCACTCTTACCCACCCGAGTCGGGCCGAAGATCGGCAGAATCAACGATTCGCCGGCCAGGCCGCGCCTGACCGTCGACTCCAAACGGTCCAATGCCTGACTGAATGTGGCGTGCTCGATCAACTCGTACTTCACCAGCGCATTCATTCGGCGTCTCCTTGGCCTGATTTCTTACGGCGCGGCGCAGCCGTGAGCGTGGCCACCGATGACGGTGTTTCAGTGATCGCCTCAACAACTGGCCGGGGCGGTTCTTGACGCTGCGCCTCAAGCCGCTTTTCTTCGCGCTCCAGACTTCGGGCAGCGCGATTCTGATCCTTCATGCGCCCCCCAGCTGCCCGTTCACGTATTCCCCGGAGCATTTGCATATGCTCGATCTGATAGTTCTCGCCCGACAGTTCGGCATCGGACTTCCTAAGTGCACGGCGGATCTTTCGAGCCTCTTCAAAGCTAATTAGAGGCATGCCCGTTAGGCGGTTGTGGGCTTCGATCAATACGCCAGCATCGCTGGGGTCGACCACAAAAACCGAGCGGCAGTCGAGCGGATTGAATCGCACCTTGACCTTGGTTTTTTGCCCCCTGCGTTGGTACAGCTTGCTCAATTCAGGGCTGTTGTACGTCATGGTTTGGTAACAGACACCCTCTCGGCTAAGCGTTAGTTCATCCACGTTGTAGCGCAAGCAAGCATTCCTAAACTCTTCAGGATCCGGTGGTGGTATCAGGACGTAGCGTTGTTTCAACAACTCCATGGCCCGTGCCGGCGAACAGCCCGGTTCAAAGCGGTACTCCAGACGTTGAGAAGGCGTCTGCATATACACGTCTGCGACCCACTTGATGATCAAGGCCTCCAACTCCTGGACGGTATACAAGCGCTCCTTCATCGCACGGCCAATCGGATCACGCTCGAATTTCGACTGGGACTTGGTGGAGCCTGGCAGCGTATTGATCAGGCCGGCTTTCAGCGTGCCGAAGAACCGCTCAATGAAGGGCTTGGCTTGGGGCTTTCCAGCCATCGGATAGTCGATGGTGGTATTCAAGTAGCGCAGTGCGCTCAACACCAGACCGCCGTGATGCTCTTGTGCATTGTCGAGCACCATCGTCTCGATCGCCGCCGGAACCAACCACGGGTGATTCAGGTCGTAGCGCTGGCTGAATGCCTCGCCTTTAGGCGAAAAGCAAAACTCCAACGCCGACAGCACAAAGTCCTGCGAGGGTTTCGCGATGCAACATTTCACCATGACTACCCCACCGGAGGCCACGTCGATACCCACATAACAGTTAGCCCTGCCAATCAGCTTGCCGTGAACATCACAGCAAAAAATGTCCAGGGGCGTAGCATCGACTTCCACCCGTTCGTAGGGGCGTTCCACCAACAACTTGCGGATGGCCGCTCGCATCTCCTGATCGTATGTGGCTTTCGAAACGCGGCCAGGGGCAATAAGCGTCTGCTCCAACTCACGAATACGACGAGAAACACTGCGGCGCGAAATCCCACGAAATCGAGTATTGCGTTGGGCTGCGCGTGCCCGACATTGATCATTCACCAACTTGGTGATCTGGGTGACGTTGAACTTGTCGGTGTGAAAATACGACCGCATGATTTCATCGACCACAGTTTCTTCGAAATCCAGATCATCCGGGGTCTGCATCCGACGTTTGTTACCACGGGCACTGAAACGGGGTGCCAGTTGGTCCGTTGAACCAGCA
Proteins encoded in this window:
- a CDS encoding AbrB/MazE/SpoVT family DNA-binding domain-containing protein, with the protein product MSTVVLRRWYGALVFTVPKAFVLENNLVAGSAMHCAVFEHDTLVLRSVRQQLTLGELIADTPADARVPGWSS
- a CDS encoding antitoxin Xre-like helix-turn-helix domain-containing protein; protein product: MRYWSVDGCAEEAGWVRLGIPAQGDALLSLIRAGFPFCILERVGHEFQLTPKQLRERLAIPASTLRRRRQSGRFTPGESDQLFQLVVVLTRVYALFEGNVAQAQEWMGKPMYGLGGRCANDLLGTEVERHALLTLVGQIEHGVFS
- a CDS encoding TniQ family protein — its product is MSLIVRLQPHSDESLHGFLRRVSEHNWAPGVKSLLASFGMKFRLTYSETELARLAAELDVDAVDLAIRQLAPDSSNVMLRPKYQCRNGDKVCPQCMADKPYQRLGWNHVLVTACPRHNIQLVASCMACGQGINADSPLDRCACGQAYALGPTVAASEESLALSAFLLGIEHPARHSLPPAWRTGSPPADLVDLLYLLGKHFTAKSDEVSVTKSSRGKASVGALIVSVQIGFGLLWSWPTRFDEALGARLASTEGPGLAKRLGGWYRELHQRYTDPAYDCLRQALVQHLSLNFDGHLNLRISTIDPQHLQDKCWLSSEEAGRLIGIGSELVRSAVTTGEIKGKVTVKGKNRFVSIHREVVQKVRQDRLRFLATTEVRRRLGVSKLVFERLMQSGALDRQTKSQRPPLVSAEFLAADVEALVVRLHQGIQHREVDQSAWTGLQDISIRRGIPDRAICLVLQKILHQEILPVAVIAGVPGISGLRFDLAELKACFEEEQPELLLSITQLARLQGWKHESIKEWIETGLLGARQESLNGKPHWVIPLADLLKFMSEFAVLADLARRTNTRSIWLLNRLKPVGVQPALAPRTGQGTRRGMLLRIDDLVSAAQSSKRAQPSVCTGSA
- a CDS encoding TniB family NTP-binding protein, which translates into the protein MNALVKYELIEHATFSQALDRLESTVRRGLAGESLILPIFGPTRVGKSELVKTVLADHPPNVVGGIRQMPIVRVVTPVNPTRRSLPIALLEGLGSPRYSRSSSEELTRMACELIKITQTRVLVFDEMQHFAERGSRTAAREAADWLKVLGEEMNLTLVLTGLPLANEVLTRNEQLRDRAEAVFEFRPYNWNDSSEQLAFRGALLSLSEAFSDAGWSVPDARDLDYAKRVYAACLGRIGMLVKLFHAAEHLAKDHCITLKTLVRAYAEAVNTRFLEFNPFEGNPPVESLLGQGFAKMLIESHMAMPKGVLQGVKP
- a CDS encoding Mu transposase C-terminal domain-containing protein encodes the protein MSRALAVDSIILERDQVRRVVSIRPEISQIVLQGSLGEEFVLRIDDFQQRFAQGQYRRSYGPTVSAVQPMPVRNLTQTERGGLDQRLKLLEYIKEARRDGCSWTATIERLQAHCVEQNLPLPSIRTIQRWRKSSALAGSTDQLAPRFSARGNKRRMQTPDDLDFEETVVDEIMRSYFHTDKFNVTQITKLVNDQCRARAAQRNTRFRGISRRSVSRRIRELEQTLIAPGRVSKATYDQEMRAAIRKLLVERPYERVEVDATPLDIFCCDVHGKLIGRANCYVGIDVASGGVVMVKCCIAKPSQDFVLSALEFCFSPKGEAFSQRYDLNHPWLVPAAIETMVLDNAQEHHGGLVLSALRYLNTTIDYPMAGKPQAKPFIERFFGTLKAGLINTLPGSTKSQSKFERDPIGRAMKERLYTVQELEALIIKWVADVYMQTPSQRLEYRFEPGCSPARAMELLKQRYVLIPPPDPEEFRNACLRYNVDELTLSREGVCYQTMTYNSPELSKLYQRRGQKTKVKVRFNPLDCRSVFVVDPSDAGVLIEAHNRLTGMPLISFEEARKIRRALRKSDAELSGENYQIEHMQMLRGIRERAAGGRMKDQNRAARSLEREEKRLEAQRQEPPRPVVEAITETPSSVATLTAAPRRKKSGQGDAE